The Alistipes finegoldii DSM 17242 DNA segment CAGCGTCTCGCAGGTCGTAGCGGCGTCGTGCACCGAGTTGAGCAGGAACGAGCCCCCGGCCTTCAGGCCCTTGAGCACGTCGTACTTGTCCACGTACGAAGGCACGTGGCAGGCCACGAAGTCGGGCGTGGTGACCAGATAGGGCGAAGTGATGGGCAGGTCGCCGAAACGCAGGTGCGACGAGGTGTAGCCGCCCGATTTCTTCGAGTCGTAGGAGAAGTATGCCTGACAGTATTTGTTCGTCGTGCCGCCGATGATCTTGATCGAGTTCTTGTTGGCGCCCACCGTACCGTCGGCGCCCAGACCGAAGAAGAGCGCTTCGAACGTGCCGGGCTTGGCCAGCGAGATCTCCTCGCCCACGGGCAGCGAACGGAACGTCACGTCGTCCACGATACCCACCGTGAACTGGTTCTTGGGTTCGTTGGCCGCGAGGTTCGTGAACACGGCCAGCATCTGCGCCGGCGTGGTGTCCTTCGACGAAAGACCGTAACGGCCGCCGATGATGAGCGGCTTGTTCTTGCACGGGCAGGTGGCGAAAGCCTCCACCACGTCGAGGTAGAGCGGATCGCCGTTGGCTCCCGGCTCCTTGGTGCGGTCCAGCACGCAGATGCGCTTCACGCTTTCGGGCAGCACCTCCATCATGTATTTCACCGAGAAGGGACGGTAGAGGTGAACGGTCACGACACCCACCTTCCCGCCTTTGGCGTTCAGGTAATCGACCGTCTCCTTGAGGGTCTCGGTCACCGAACCCATCGCGATCACGATGTTCTCGGCGTCTGCGGCTCCGTAGTATACGAAGGGCTTGTACTCGCGGCCGGTGATCTTCGAAATCTCGCGCATCGCGTCTGCGACCATGTCGGGCACGGCGTCGTAGAAGGTGTTGGCGGCTTCGCGGGTCTGGAAATAGATGTCGGGGTTCTGGGCCGTACCGCGCGTCACGGGGTGTTCGGGGTTGAGCGCACGCTGGCGGAAGGCCTTCAGCGCGTCGCGGTCGAGCATCGCCGTCAGGGCGGCTTCGTCGATCAGCTCGATCTTCTGGATCTCATGCGAGGTACGGAAACCGTCGAAGAAGTGCAGGAACGGCACGCGCGACTTGAGCGCCACGATGTGCGCCACGCCCGCGAGGTCCATCACCTCCTGTACGGACGAGGTGGCGATCATCGCGAATCCGGTCTGGCGGGTCGCCATGACGTCCTGATGGTCGCCGAAAATAGACAGCGACTGCGCGGCCAGCGCGCGGGCCGACACGTGGAACACGCCGGGAAGCAGCTCGCCGGAGATCTTGTACATATTCGGAATCATCAGCAGCAGGCCCTGCGACGCGGTAAACGTCGAAGTGAGGGCGCCGCTCTGGAGCGAACCGTGCACGGCGCCTGCGGCGCCCGCCTCGGACTGCATCTCCACGACTTTCACCGTTTCGCCGAAAATATTTTTACGACCTTGTGCGGCCCACTCGTCCACGAGCTCGGCCATGGTCGAGGAGGGCGTGATGGGGTAAATCGCCGCAACTTCCGAGAACATGTATGCAACATGCGCCGCAGCGTAATTACCGTCACACGTGATAAATTTCTTTTCTGCCATTTTGTTAAAATTTTAGATGATATTGTGTGTGTTTTCTGAATTCAGGACAGAATGCGTTGCAAAGATAGCAAATCCGGCGGAAATAACAGTCCGATTTCAGAACAAAAAATCAGGAATTTTTACCATTCGGGGTGTTAGCGGAATAACACTCAAGGTTGTTAATTTTTTAACACAAACCTGCGTAAATCACGGAGTTGCAAAACCGGTTTACCCATAGCGCGTTACCACGGCGGCACACTTTCCGGCGCTCCGCCGCGCCTCCTCCGGGGAGCGTCTCCCGGCTCCAGAACAGACGCACATTCCATTCCGTGCCAAAATAACGCAAAACAGCTTGCATTGAGCAAATTCGGGTTTAACGGATGGGTTGTTCGGGCAGTGCAATTGCAGATCGGGAAAATTTTTCTACTTTTGTTCCCCGAATTCGTTCTTTACATATCGTCATATGTCAACGATGTATTGGGACCCTAAAATCTGGTAAATTTTTTGCAATCCCGCAATATCCGTCGTACCCCGAAGGGTGCGTGCTGTAATTTGTGGGATTGAAGGCTTACCAGAGCCGTAGGGTCCGCAGATTCGGCAGCACTCTTCCCGTTTTCCTGCCGCAGCACACCGTACCATATGCGGCGGCAGGATTTATGGATTCACAATCCCCAAACTTCATAGTCACAGAATCCATCAAACAAATGAGGCGTCACTACTATTCCTGCCGCCGCTTTTTTACTATCTTTGCAGCCATATGATCGAATACAAAAAGAAAATACTGGCGAACGGACTCACGGTCGTCGTCAACCGCGACCCGGTCTCGAAGCTCGCCGCGGTAAACATCCTCTATAAAGCAGGCGCACGCAACGAAAATCCCGAACGCACGGGGTTCGCGCATCTGTTCGAACACCTCATGTTCCGCGGTACGCGCCGCATACCCAACTTCGACCTGCCGGTGCAGATGGCCTGCGGCGACAACAACGCCTTCACCAACAACGACTATACCGATTTCTACATCACCCTGCCGAAAGACAACGTCGAGACGGCCCTGTGGCTCGAAAGCGACCGCATGGAGGGGCTCGACATCACGCCCGAAAAACTCGAAACCGAGAAGCGCGTGGTGATCGAGGAGTTCCGCCAGCGCTACCTCAACCAGCCCTACGGCGACCAACCGATGCTGCTGCGGGCGCTGGCCTACAAGGTCCACCCCTACCGCTGGGCCACCATCGGGCTGACGCCCGAACATATCGCCCAAGCGACGCCCGACGAGGTGCAGGCCTTCTACCGCGCCCACTACCGCCCTTCGAACGCCATTCTTTCGATCTCGGCCGACATTGACGAAGAGAAGATGCTCGATCTGGCCGAAAAGTGGTTCGAGCCGCTCGCCAACCGGCCTGCGGCCCCGGACCACATCCGTCAGGAACCGGTCCAGACCGCACCACGCCGCGAGGTCGCCGAGCGCGACGTCCCCGCCACGACGGTTTCGCTGGCCTTCCACATGGGCGGACGCACCTCGCCCGACTTCTACATCGCCGACCTCGTGTCGGACCTGCTGGCCGGCGGCGACTCGGCGCGGCTCTACACCCATCTGGTCAAGGAGCAGCGGCTGCTCTCGTCGGTGAACGCCTACATTTCGGGCGACGTCGATCCCGGACTCTTCGTCTTCACGGGCCAGCTCCTGCCGGAGACGACACCCGAACAGGCCGAAGCGGCCTTCCGCGCCGAAATCGAAGCGCTCCGGACCCGGCCTGCGACGGATTACGAGGTCGAGAAGGTCAAAAACAAGTTCGAAGCCAACACGCTCTTCGGCGAACTGAACGTAATGAACAAGGCGATGAACCTCGGCTTCTACGAGATGCTGGGCGACCTGCCGCTCGTCAACCGCGAGGTTGCGGCCTACCGGGCCGTCACTACCGACGACATCATCGACTTCAGCCGCCGCACGTTCCGGCCCGAAAACTGTTCCACCCTCATTTACAAAGCAAGCAAATGACACAACCGCCTCTCGTAATACCCGCGACCGTCGAGGTCCCGCAGGCCGAAAAGACGACGCTCGCCAACGGCGCCACGCTCTACACGCTCGCCTCGGACGACTTCGAAGTGCTGCGCATCACCTTCGTGTTCCGCGCCGGATCGGCCGTGCAGCGGGTTCCCTTCTCGGCATCGGCCGCGGCGAACATGCTCGCAGAAGGCACGCGCGACATGACGGCGCAGCAGATCGCCGAACAGCTCGACTATTACGGCTCCTATTTCGACGTCAACATCGACCGGGACTACGCCTATATCAGCTTCTGCACGCTCTCCAAATTCTTCGGACAGACGCTGGCCGTGGCCGAGCAGGTGCTCCTGCATCCGACATTTCCGGAGGAGGAGCTGCGCACCTACTGCGCCAAGCGCAAACAGCGGCTGGCCATCGAGCGTACGAAAGTGGACGTCGAAGCCCGCGAAGCGTTCGCCCGGACGATGTTCGGTCCCGAACACCCCTACGGCATTTCGGCCGACGAAAACGATTACGACCGCCTGACGCGGGCCGACGTCGCGGAATTCTACGCCCGCCATTACACGGCCGCCAACGGCTTCGTGGTGTGCAGCGGACGCATCGGCGAGCAGGAACGGGAAGCCGTGGCCGCCCTCGCGGAGCGGCTGCCGCGGTCGGAGTCCGAAACCGGGACGCCGTTTCCGGCGCCCGTAACCCGGCACGAAGCCTTCGTCGAACACCCCGGCGCCGTGCAGTCTTCGATCCGCATCGGACGCATGCTCTTCCCGCGCCAGCATCCCGACTTCTTGGGCATGCAGGTCGTGGCGTCGGTGCTGGGCGGCTACTTCGGATCGCGCCTGATGCAGAACCTGCGCGAAGAGCGCGGCTACACCTACGGCGTGGTGGCCGCCATGGTCAATTTCGAACAGGCGGGCTACTTCGCCGTCGCAACGCAGGTCGGCACCGACGTCACGCGCGACGCCCTGCGGGAGATCTACGCCGAAATCGAACGGCTGCGCACGGAGCCGATGCCCGACGAGGAACTTTCGCTGGTCAAGAACATCATGATCGGCGAAATGATGCGCATTCTCGACGGTCCGTTCGGCATCGCCGACGTCACGATCGAAAACATCCTCTGCGGCTGGGACCACACCGTCATCGGCGAGAACATCCGCCGCATACAGGCCATGACGCCCGCCGACATACAGCGTCTGGCGCAGAAATACCTCGCGCGCGAGGATCTGGTGACCGTCATCGCAGGCGACCCCATCCCGGAGGAGCGGCAGGCCCCGGAAGAAAAGGCGGATCGCCAGTGACGCGCAGCCGAATTTCACCCCGGCGGCCGCAGCAGCGCACAGACAGAACAGTAAGCGGAAGCCCCGACCATACGGAACCGGCAACAAAAAAGCATCCCTCAACGGGATGCTTTTTATTTCAATGCAGGCATATGACGCATGGCCGCAGGCTTATGATCGCACAACGTATGACCGCAGACGCATAATGCACGGCGCATGATGCACGGCGCATGATGCACGGCGCACGGACTCCGAACGGCTACGTTCTGTTCGCCGCAACCCAGTCGGTCAGCTCCACGAAGTCGGCGACCGAAAGCTGCTCGGCGCGCTGCGTGAAGAAAGGATGCTCCGCGCCGCCGAAATTGCCGAATACCGACCGCAGCGAGTTGCGGATCATCTTGCGCCGCTGTCCGAAGGAGGCTTTCACGACTTTCACGAACAACGTTTCGTCGCAGGCGAGCCGCTCGACGCCGTTGCGGCGCAGGCGGATCACCGCGCTCTTGACCTTGGGCGGCGGATTGAAAACCGTCTCATTGACCGTAAAAAGATACTCGATGTCGTACCACGCCTGCAAAAGCACCGAAAGAATGCCGTACTCCTTCGAGCCGGGAGGTTCGGCCAGCCGCACGGCGACCTCCTTCTGGATCATGCCGACGCATTCAGGCACCAGATCGCGGTTCTCCAGCACCTTGAAGAATATCTGCGAAGAGATATTGTAGGGAAAATTGCCGATGATTTTCAGCCCTCCGGGAAACAGTTCGCGCAGGTTCATCTTCAGGAAGTCGCCTTCCATCAGACGCGGCGTGAATTCGGGGTAATGCGCATGCAGGTATTCGACGCTTTCCGGGTCGATCTCGGCCCCGTAGGTGACGATGTCGTCGCGCCTGAGCAGAAACTGCGTCAGCACGCCCATGCCGCACCCGACCTCCAGCACGTCGCAGCGCCCGGCAGCTTTCGCCCCCTGCCCGGCATCCGGCGTAACATCCGGCTCTATACCCGACACACCCTCCGGCCCTGTCTCCTGCGCAACATCCCGCCCGGCACCCGCCACGACACCCGATTCCGTACTCTGCACGACATCTGGTCCGGCACCCGCAGCGACATCCGGCCCGGCAGCAATTTCCGCCGTCCGGCCATCGACTGCGACTGCGGCATCCCCGGTTGCGGCCGCTGCACCCGTCTCGGCAGCGTTTCCGGTCCCTCTTTTCGCTGCAATGATTACGGCCGTCTCCGGCTCCTCCGGTCCTCTCCCAGCCGCAGCCTGCCCGTCCGCTCCGGGAAGAGCGGCAACAGCAGGAGCTGTCCGCAGCCGGATCTCTCCGCCCGAAAGTGAGTCGCAGATTTTGCGCGCAATATTCAGATCGACCAGAAAATGCTGGCCCAGCGCCTTTTTAGCCCTTACTTCACTCATTCTATTTCAGCAATTCATAATAACAGCCGTCCACGAACGCTCCGTTCCCG contains these protein-coding regions:
- the rsmA gene encoding 16S rRNA (adenine(1518)-N(6)/adenine(1519)-N(6))-dimethyltransferase RsmA, with translation MEPDVTPDAGQGAKAAGRCDVLEVGCGMGVLTQFLLRRDDIVTYGAEIDPESVEYLHAHYPEFTPRLMEGDFLKMNLRELFPGGLKIIGNFPYNISSQIFFKVLENRDLVPECVGMIQKEVAVRLAEPPGSKEYGILSVLLQAWYDIEYLFTVNETVFNPPPKVKSAVIRLRRNGVERLACDETLFVKVVKASFGQRRKMIRNSLRSVFGNFGGAEHPFFTQRAEQLSVADFVELTDWVAANRT
- a CDS encoding M16 family metallopeptidase; its protein translation is MIEYKKKILANGLTVVVNRDPVSKLAAVNILYKAGARNENPERTGFAHLFEHLMFRGTRRIPNFDLPVQMACGDNNAFTNNDYTDFYITLPKDNVETALWLESDRMEGLDITPEKLETEKRVVIEEFRQRYLNQPYGDQPMLLRALAYKVHPYRWATIGLTPEHIAQATPDEVQAFYRAHYRPSNAILSISADIDEEKMLDLAEKWFEPLANRPAAPDHIRQEPVQTAPRREVAERDVPATTVSLAFHMGGRTSPDFYIADLVSDLLAGGDSARLYTHLVKEQRLLSSVNAYISGDVDPGLFVFTGQLLPETTPEQAEAAFRAEIEALRTRPATDYEVEKVKNKFEANTLFGELNVMNKAMNLGFYEMLGDLPLVNREVAAYRAVTTDDIIDFSRRTFRPENCSTLIYKASK
- a CDS encoding M16 family metallopeptidase gives rise to the protein MTQPPLVIPATVEVPQAEKTTLANGATLYTLASDDFEVLRITFVFRAGSAVQRVPFSASAAANMLAEGTRDMTAQQIAEQLDYYGSYFDVNIDRDYAYISFCTLSKFFGQTLAVAEQVLLHPTFPEEELRTYCAKRKQRLAIERTKVDVEAREAFARTMFGPEHPYGISADENDYDRLTRADVAEFYARHYTAANGFVVCSGRIGEQEREAVAALAERLPRSESETGTPFPAPVTRHEAFVEHPGAVQSSIRIGRMLFPRQHPDFLGMQVVASVLGGYFGSRLMQNLREERGYTYGVVAAMVNFEQAGYFAVATQVGTDVTRDALREIYAEIERLRTEPMPDEELSLVKNIMIGEMMRILDGPFGIADVTIENILCGWDHTVIGENIRRIQAMTPADIQRLAQKYLAREDLVTVIAGDPIPEERQAPEEKADRQ